A window of the Clupea harengus chromosome 8, Ch_v2.0.2, whole genome shotgun sequence genome harbors these coding sequences:
- the tgfb1b gene encoding transforming growth factor beta-1 proprotein, translating to MRTQSLVLAGLCVLACVCHSGALSTCRPLDLELTRKKRIEAIRGQILSKLRLPKEPVLDKKDEGDKVPSALLSVYNSTVQLGEEHTQHMRVPQPRDEDEGAYYAKEVHKFNMKQSENSTRHQVLFNLAEMRSSLETDLLSQAELRLQIKNPVMANGTEQRLELYRGTGPQARYLGSRFVSRDSADRWLSFDVTQTLREWLKGSEVEQGFQFKTHCDCGEKMKDFLFSISGMAKLRGDTGTLSMYMQKPHILVMSLPVENQDDLPSRRKRQTSTAETCSEKSEKCCVRKLYIDFRKDLGWKWIHEPAGYYANYCIGSCSYVWNTENKYSQVLSLYKHHNPGASAQPCCVPHVLDPLPILYYVGRQHKVEQLSNMIVRTCKCS from the exons GGGCCCTATCCACCTGTCGACCTCTGGACCTGGAGCTGACAAGGAAGAAGCGGATTGAAGCCATCCGGGGCCAGATACTCAGCAAGCTGAGGCTGCCGAAGGAGCCAGTGCTGGACAAGAAGGACGAGGGGGACAAAGTCCCGTCCGCTCTGCTGTCCGTCTACAACAGCACCGTTCAGCTGGGCGAGGAGCACACGCAACACATGAGAGTACCCCAGCCCCGAGACGAGGACGAGGGGGCATATTACGCCAAAGAGGTGCACAAGTTCAACATGAAACAGA GTGAGAACAGCACGAGGCATCAGGTGCTGTTTAATCTGGCGGAGATGAGGTCCAGTTTGGAGACAGACCTGCTCTCTCAGGCAGAACTGCGGCTTCAGATCAAGAACCCGGTCATGGCCAACGGCACTGAGCAGAGGCTCGAGCTGTACAGAGGTACTGGCCCACAGGCCCGGTACCTGGGCTCGCGATTCGTGTCCAGAGACTCGGCTGACCGCTGGCTTTCTTTTGATGTGACACAAACACTTAGAGAGTGGCTTAAAGGATCAG AAGTGGAACAAGGATTCCAGTTTAAGACACACTGTGACTGTGGCGAGAAAATGAAGGACTTTCTCTTCTCGATTTCTG GCATGGCCAAACTAAGAGGTGACACTGGGACTCTCTCAATGTATATGCAAAAGCCTCACATCTtagtgatgtcacttcctgtggagAATCAGGATGACCTGCCTTCCCGTAGGAAGCGCCAAACTTCAACTGCTGAAACCTGTTCAGA AAAGTCAGAGAAATGCTGTGTAAGGAAATTGTACATTGATTTCCGCAAAGATCTTGGCTGGAAATGGATACATGAGCCTGCTGGTTACTATGCCAACTACTGCATAGGTTCTTGTTCCTATGTGTGgaacacagaaaataaatattctCAG GTATTGTCCCTGTACAAGCACCATAACCCCGGAGCATCTGCCCAGCCCTGCTGTGTCCCTCATGTGCTGGACCCCCTTCCCATTCTCTACTATGTTGGCAGACAACACAAG GTGGAGCAACTATCTAATATGATTGTGCGGACGTGCAAATGCAGCTAA
- the cbr1l gene encoding carbonyl reductase 1-like, with protein sequence MSKTVAVVTGANKGIGFAIVQGLCKAGYAGDIILTARNEKLGQEAVQQAKSEGFNNVLFHRLDICDQSSAEELRKFLEKNYGGLDVLINNAGIAFKAAATEPFGEQAEVTMRTNFWGTLWVSKALLPLLRPKARVVNVSSFVSKSALGKCSPELQAKFRNPDISEEELCGLMGEFVAAAQKGDHEAKGWPNTAYGTTKIGVTVLSRIQARVMSQTRAGDGILLNACCPGWVRTDMAGPKATKSPEEGAETPVYLALLPVGATEPHGQLVWDKVVHEW encoded by the exons ATGTCGAAAACAGTTGCTGTCGTCACCGGTGCGAACAAGGGCATCGGATTTGCAATTGTACAGGGGTTATGCAAAGCTGGGTATGCTGGCGACATTATCCTCACTGCCCGCAACGAGAAACTCGGGCAGGAGGCTGTGCAACAAGCGAAGTCCGAGGGATTCAATAACGTGCTGTTTCACCGCCTTGATATCTGCGACCAAAGCAGTGCAGAAGAACTCCGAAAATTCCTGGAGAAGAATTATGGCGGTTTGGATGTCTTGATCAACAATGCTGGGATTGCATTCAAAG CTGCTGCAACTGAACCATTCGGAGAGCAGGCTGAGGTCACAATGCGGACCAACTTCTGGGGCACCCTGTGGGTGAGCAAGGCTCTCTTACCCCTGCTGAGGCCTAAGGCGCGAGTGGTCAACGTCTCCAGCTTCGTCAGCAAGAGCGCTCTGGGCAAGTGTAGCCCAGAGCTACAGGCAAA GTTCCGCAATCCAGATATCTCCGAGGAGGAGCTGTGTGGACTCATGGGAGAGTTTGTGGCGGCAGCTCAGAAGGGCGACCACGAGGCCAAAGGATGGCCAAACACCGCCTATGGTACTACTAAG ATTGGTGTGACAGTTCTGTCCCGGATCCAGGCCCGTGTTATGAGCCAAACGAGGGCAGGTGATGGAATCCTGCTGAACGCCTGTTGCCCTGGCTGGGTGCGCACAGATATGGCCGGACCCAAAGCCACGAAAAGCCCAGAGGAGGGGGCCGAGACACCCGTGTACCTCGCTCTGCTCCCCGTCGGAGCCACTGAACCCCATGGGCAGCTAGTGTGGGACAAGGTGGTGCATGAATGGTGA
- the LOC105904445 gene encoding carbonyl reductase [NADPH] 1-like: MSRKVAVVTGANKGIGFAIVQGLCKAGYAGDIILTARNDKLGQEAVQQAKSEGFNNVLFHRLDICDQSSAEELCKFLEKNYGGLDVLINNAGIAFKDSATEPFGEQAEVSMRTNFWGTLWVSKALLPLLRPKARVVNVSSFVSKSALGKCSPELQAKFRNPDISEEELCGLMGEFVAAAQKGDHEAKGWPNTAYGTTKIGVTVLSRIQARVMSQTRAGDGILLNACCPGWVRTDMAGPKAMKSPEEGAETPVYLALLPAGATEPHGQLVWDKVVHEW; this comes from the exons ATGTCGAGAAAGGTTGCTGTTGTCACTGGTGCGAACAAGGGCATCGGATTTGCAATTGTACAGGGGTTATGCAAAGCTGGGTATGCTGGCGACATTATCCTCACTGCCCGCAACGACAAACTCGGGCAGGAGGCTGTGCAACAAGCGAAGTCCGAGGGATTCAATAACGTGCTGTTTCACCGTCTTGATATCTGCGACCAAAGCAGTGCAGAAGAACTCTGTAAATTCCTGGAGAAGAATTATGGCGGTTTGGATGTCTTGATCAACAATGCTGGGATTGCATTCAAAG ATTCTGCAACTGAACCATTCGGAGAGCAAGCTGAGGTCTCCATGCGGACCAACTTCTGGGGCACCCTGTGGGTGAGCAAGGCTCTCTTACCCCTGCTGAGGCCTAAGGCGCGAGTGGTCAACGTCTCCAGCTTCGTCAGCAAGAGCGCTCTGGGCAAGTGTAGCCCAGAGCTACAGGCAAA GTTCCGCAATCCAGATATCTCAGAGGAGGAGCTGTGTGGACTCATGGGAGAGTTTGTGGCGGCAGCTCAGAAGGGCGACCACGAAGCCAAAGGATGGCCAAACACCGCCTATGGTACTACTAAG ATTGGCGTGACAGTTCTGTCCCGGATCCAGGCCCGTGTTATGAGCCAAACGAGGGCAGGTGATGGGATCCTGCTGAACGCCTGTTGCCCTGGCTGGGTGCGCACAGATATGGCCGGACCCAAAGCCATGAAAAGCCCAGAGGAGGGGGCCGAGACACCCGTGTACCTCGCTCTGCTCCCCGCCGGAGCCACTGAACCCCATGGGCAGCTAGTGTGGGACAAGGTGGTGCATGAATGGTGA
- the mmp13a gene encoding collagenase 3a translates to MTPHSIWILLALTAAALSVPLPSLLATEESDGEVAEKYLQRFFNLTEKSTPSSRRGVSAQSRILSEMQSFFRLKVTGLLDSDTLEVMKKPRCGVPEVARYSTFGQNLKWQTNKLTFRIVNYTPDMPQSDVDNAIEKALQVWARVTPLRFSRIYAGTADIMISFGSRDHGDFYPFDGPDGTLAHAFAPSQGIGGDAHFDDDETFTFRSSRGYNLFLVAAHEFGHSLGLSHSRDPGALMYPVYSYRDPTTFVLPRDDVNGIQSLYGSNPDVSVVKPEPEGPTTPNACDPQLVLDAVTTLRGEMFFFKDSFFWRSSTYSRRAEQHLIKSYWPDGPNNIDAAYESRSADRVFLIKGRKVWSLYGYTVERGYPKSLKSLGLSKSVRKVNAAFHDQESGKTIFFVGDYYYSYDESRRVMDRGYPKRVDEGFPGMTGEVTAAFQHRGFTYIFSGPQMFEYSFRSKRLFRVLRNSYFLRC, encoded by the exons ATGACCCCCCACAGCATCTGGATACTATTAGCACTGACAGCAGCGGCTCTCTCCGTCCCACTGCCGTCCCTATTAGCCACTGAGGAGAGCGATGGCGAGGTGGCAGAG AAATACCTGCAGAGGTTCTTCAACCTGACAGAGAAGTCGACCCCCTCAAGCAGACGTGGGGTGAGCGCGCAGAGCCGGATCCTGAGTGAGATGCAGAGTTTCTTCAGACTGAAGGTGACTGGGCTGCTGGACTCCGACACGCTGGAGGTCATGAAGAAACCCAGGTGTGGCGTTCCTGAGGTGGCACGCTACAGCACCTTCGGCCAAAACCTCAAatggcaaacaaacaagctcACATTCAG GATTGTAAACTACACGCCCGACATGCCTCAGTCTGACGTGGATAATGCAATCGAGAAAGCCCTGCAAGTCTGGGCACGCGTGACTCCCCTGAGGTTCAGCCGTATCTACGCTGGCACGGCGGACATCATGATCTCCTTTGGCAGCAGAG ACCACGGAGATTTCTACCCATTCGATGGACCAGATGGCACTTTGGCTCATGCGTTCGCACCGTCTCAGGGAATCGGAGGGGATGCTCATTTCGATGACGACGAGACCTTCACCTTCCGTTCCTCTCGTG gTTATAACTTGTTCCTGGTGGCTGCCCATGAGTTTGGCCATTCTCTGGGTCTGTCCCACTCCCGGGACCCCGGCGCCCTCATGTACCCCGTCTACAGCTACAGGGACCCCACCACGTTTGTGTTGCCTAGAGACGACGTCAACGGGATTCAGTCTCTCTACG GTTCCAACCCTGATGTCAGCGTAGTGAAGCCTGAACCAGAAGGTCCCACCACTCCAAACGCCTGCGACCCCCAGCTGGTCCTGGACGCCGTCACAACTCTGCGTGGGGAGATGTTCTTCTTCAAGGACAG tTTCTTCTGGCGCAGCTCTACATACAGCAGAAGAGCTGAGCAGCACCTCATCAAGAGCTACTGGCCTGACGGCCCCAACAACATCGACGCAGCTTACGAGAGCCGCTCAGCAGACAGAGTTTTCCTCATCAAAG GCAGAAAGGTGTGGTCTCTGTATGGCTACACCGTGGAGAGGGGCTACCCAAAGAGCCTCAAAAGCCTGGGTCTGTCCAAGTCTGTGAGGAAGGTCAACGCTGCCTTCCATGACCAGGAATCTGGCAAGACCATATTCTTTGTTGGCGATTACTACTACAG TTATGATGAGAGCCGGAGAGTGATGGACAGGGGTTACCCCAAACGGGTGGACGAGGGGTTCCCTGGGATGACAGGAGAAGTCACCGCCGCCTTTCAGCACAGAG GCTTCACCTACATCTTCAGTGGCCCCCAGATGTTTGAGTACAGCTTCAGAAGCAAGAGGCTGTTTCGCGTACTGAGGAACAGCTATTTCCTAAGGtgttaa
- the LOC105904444 gene encoding neutrophil collagenase — MRAALLSAAWLMQLGLSLASPLRLAALPEEEDQALAEAYLKKFFGYEPRAGRQKRSCGPDTFQAKLRQKRSCGPDAFQAKVRQMQRSFGLQESGRLTAQTLAAMRRPRCGLSDAEEFGPLTRWTNRTLTYRFRIEGSVPKLRPSHVRKAFKEAWKLWTEVTPLKFRHRARREADIIVSFNRGDHGDGSSFDGRGGVLAHAFQPGIGIGGDVHFDAEEDWTVNTKGYNLFAVAVHEFGHTLGLLHSPDPGAVMYPSYNFVTHTDFQLSFQDVKDIQKMYGVPPYLSLKRPPPKTPERCDPDLAFDAVSRMQQEIVFFKDRFMWRSHPNFDDIGVAFIKSLWADVPSHIDAAYEDVEGSAMLFFKGIKRTTDVINRVFYLILLCLMFFRG; from the exons ATGAGGGCTGCCCTGCTGAGCGCTGCATGGCTGATGCAGCTTGGCCTCTCACTGGCCTCTCCGCTGCGCCTGGCCGCACTACCAGAGGAAGAAGACCAAGCACTGGCCGAg GCCTACTTGAAGAAGTTCTTTGGCTATGAGCCTCGCGCCGGCCGTCAGAAGCGCAGCTGTGGGCCCGACACCTTCCAGGCCAAGTTGAGGCAGAAACGCAGCTGTGGGCCCGACGCCTTCCAGGCCAAGGTGAGGCAGATGCAGCGCTCCTTCGGCCTGCAGGAGAGCGGCCGGCTGACCGCACAGACTCTGGCTGCCATGAGGAGACCCCGCTGCGGCCTCTCCGACGCCGAGGAGTTTGGGCCGCTCACGAGGTGGACCAACCGCACCCTGACCTACAG gttcaggattgAAGGCTCTGTCCCCAAACTGCGTCCCTCCCATGTCAGAAAAGCCTTTAAGGAAGCCTGGAAACTCTGGACAGAAGTTACCCCACTCAAGTTTCGCCACAGGGCACGGAGGGAGGCAGACATAATCGTGTCCTTCAACAGGGGGG ATCACGGGGATGGCTCATCGTTCGATGGGAGAGGTGGGGTCCTAGCGCACGCCTTTCAGCCAGGGATCGGCATCGGTGGAGATGTTCACTTTGATGCAGAAGAAGACTGGACAGTCAACACCAAAG GCTATAACCTGTTTGCTGTGGCAGTGCATGAGTTTGGGCACACATTAGGTCTGCTCCACTCCCCTGACCCCGGCGCTGTTATGTACCCATCGTACAACTTCGTCACCCACACTGATTTCCAGCTCTCGTTTCAGGATGTGAAAGATATTCAAAAAATGTACG GAGTTCCTCCATATTTGAGCTTAAAGCGACCTCCTCCAAAGACCCCAGAGCGGTGTGATCCTGACCTGGCCTTCGACGCGGTCAGCAGAATGCAACAGGAGATTGTGTTCTTTAAAGACAG ATTTATGTGGCGATCTCATCCCAATTTTGACGACATCGGAGTAGCATTCATAAAAAGTTTGTGGGCAGATGTACCGTCACACATCGACGCCGCATACGAGGATGTGGAAGGGAGCGCCATGCTGTTTTTCAAAGGTATTAAACGGACAACAGACGTCATCAACAGAGTTTTCTATTTGATATTGctttgtttgatgttttttcGTGGCTGA